A window from Cryptomeria japonica chromosome 1, Sugi_1.0, whole genome shotgun sequence encodes these proteins:
- the LOC131042637 gene encoding uncharacterized protein LOC131042637, with protein sequence MGASMNSKRVSMNWATILAVMLVVCTGVRAGSGASDEPITEVLAKYGLPIGLLPDSVKSYSLADDGEFKVELEKPCYVQFNCLVYYDDKITGKLTYGKISDLDGIKVRKFFIWVNIKGIEVDVPSSDFIYFKVGIISKKIEISWFESVPTCKDSLGNEPCNDVQTA encoded by the coding sequence ATGGGAGCAAGTATGAACAGTAAAAGAGTCTCAATGAATTGGGCGACCATTTTAGCTGTCATGTTAGTGGTTTGTACAGGTGTTAGGGCAGGTTCAGGCGCATCAGATGAGCCTATTACAGAAGTTCTGGCCAAATACGGGCTACCCATTGGCCTTCTTCCCGATTCTGTCAAGTCTTATTCCCTTGCAGATGATGGGGAATTCAAGGTTGAGCTTGAGAAGCCCTGTTATGTTCAGTTCAATTGCCTTGTGTACTATGACGATAAAATCACAGGAAAACTCACCTATGGGAAAATTAGTGATTTAGATGGTATTAAGGTAAGGAAGTTCTTCATATGGGTTAACATTAAAGGGATTGAGGTGGATGTCCCATCTTCAGATTTTATATATTTCAAGGTGGGTATCATTTCTAAGAAGATTGAGATTTCCTGGTTTGAATCTGTTCCTACCTGCAAGGATTCCCTTGGTAATGAACCCTGCAATGACGTTCAGACAGCATGA